GTGAAGGCAGTAGGAGATCTTAGTCAACAACTTTTCGAGTCTGAGAAAGCGTATTGTACCTTTACTATAACTTATCCCATTTTCGCATAAAACGGTTAATTACATAGATATAATTCATAAATTGCTTTAAAATCCCTATAATTACGTAATTTTGTCTATTTTTCTCTCAAAACACTGAACAATAGTAGATAAAAATACGACAAGTTACTTGATGATCACTAGACTTTTTTCTACTGTATACATAGAAAAAAAACTTTTTAATACTTGACAAAACTTAATATAATAACAAACAAGTCTAGTAAGTATATATTCTTAAAGAAGATGATTGGCAACATCCCTTGGCTCACAGCAATAATCATAGTCCCTTTGTTAACCGCCTTGTTTATCCCTCTAATCCCTGATAAAGAAGGTAGAACAGTACGTTGGTACGCTTTAACCGCCTCATTATTAAACTTAGGTCTGATCGCTTACGCTTTTTGGAACTCATACAACTTCAAAAATACTAAACTGCAGTTAACCGAATCCTACCCCTGGGTGCCTCAAATAGGGTTAAACTGGTCTGTAGGTATAGATGGTCTATCTATGCCTTTAATTGTCTTATCGAGCTTAATTACTACCCTAGCTGTTTTAGCCTCTTGGCAAGTTAAACACAAGCCCAAACTCTTTTATTTTCTGATTTTAGTTTTATATAGCGCCCAAATCGGTGTATTTGCGGCTCAAGATTTATTATTATTCTTTATCTTCTGGGAAGTAGAATTAGTACCGGTTTACCTGCTCATTGCTATCTGGGGAGGAGCAAAAAGACGCTACGCTGCGACTAAGTTTATTCTCTATACAGCTTTAGCTTCTATATTTATTCTCGTTTCTGGTTTAACTCTAGCTTTTTACGGTGATACCGTCACTTTTAACCTGACTCAACTGGGGATGAAAGATTATTCCCTAACCATTGAGGTGTTAGCTTACGTAGGGTTTTTAATCGCCTATGGCGTGAAATTACCCTTATTTCCTTTGCATACTTGGTTACCCGACGCTCACAGTGAAGCTTCAGCGCCAATTTCCATGATTTTAGCGGGAGTATTGCTGAAAATGGGAGGTTATGGGTTGATACGCATGAACCTAGAAATGTTACCCCACGCTCATATCAAGTTTGCCCCTCTACTAGTAATTCTGGGAGTAATTAACATAGTCTATGGTGCGTTCAGTGCTTTTGGACAAACTAATCTCAAAAGACGCTTAGCTTACTCTTCTATTTCTCACATGGGGTTTGTGCTAATTGGTATCGCTTCTTTCACTGCATTAGGAATGAATGGAGCGGTTTTACAGATGATTTCCCACGGTTTAATCGCTGCTGCTTTATTTTTCCTCTGTGGCTCTACCTACGAACGGACTCACACCCTAATGATGGACGAAATGGGTGGTTTAGCCAAACAAATGCCCAAAATCTTCGCTCTATTCACCGCAGCTTCTCTAGCTTCTCTGGCTTTACCCGGTATGAGTGGTTTCGTGGGTGAGTTAACTATCTTCTTGGGGGTAACTACTAGCGATGTTTATAGTTCTGCTTTTAAAGTCGTGGTAGTGTTCCTAACTGGTGTAGGTTTGATTCTTACTCCCATTTACTTACTCTCTATGCTCAGAGTAGTCTTCTACGGTCAAGAAAATCTTAATCTAGGGTTAGAGAAATATTCACTCGATGCTAAACCTCGGGAAATCTTCATCACAGCTTCTTTATTAATTCCGATCATCGGTATTGGTTTATATCCCAAGTTAATCACCACTACCTACGATTACAAAACCATAGAAGTAGCTAGCAAAGTGCGATCGGCTTTACCAGTGATTGCGCAGCAAGAGACTTCTCGTCAAGCAGGTTTGAACAGTGGTTTACTGATTTCTCCAGGTTTGATTGCGCCTAAATTCTAAGGAATCTATCTTATAAAGGAAATGTCTTCTGAATTGGTGTGCGATGGGTAAATTGGGATGATCAAATTCTCCCACCCATTCCATACCAATTTTTTTCATCACTTTTAGAGATCTCAGATTAGCAGGGATGGTAAATGAAACGACTTCGGATAATTCTAATTCGTCAAAAGCAAATTTCAGGACAGCTTTAGCTCCTTCTGTAGCGTAACCTTTACCCCAATGTTCAAAAGCTAAGCGCCAACCAATCTCTACACAGGGGGTAAAAAAAGCAGAAAAGTTCGGTACGAATAAACCGATATAGCCGATAAATTCGGATGAATTGAGTAAATCTGCTGCTAATAAACCGAAACCATGCTGAGAGTAACTTTGAAGAATTCTTTGGTAAAATTCCTCGGTTTCTTGGATTGATAAAACTTTGGGTAAAAATTCCATTACCCGAGGATCGGCGTTAAGAGAAGCAAAAGCTGGCAAATCTTTAAACTCCATTGGTCTAAGTTTGAGTCTGGGAGTAGTAATAATGGTCATAGTTTGTTTCTCTGTAAGTAGGTTGGCTTAATTAGTTGTGATTGACACTATTTTTCTATTCAGATTTGGTTAAAGTCTGCGATCGCACTTTTTGGAGTAATATCAAATGGAAATAATAAAGCTAAAAATGAGGTTGGGTGTAGGGTGTAGTGGCTAACTTAAGCACCCAAGCATCTCTAACACCTTTATTTTTAGCAAATTTAAATCTATTTCATATAACATTTACCACAGACTGAGTTTTAACTTTAATGTACTATCCGATAATCTTACTCCCCAAACCACTTAAACAAGCGCTACAAGCTTCACTACCACAACTTCCTCCTCCTCCACAACCTAAAGAACCTTTAGAGATAGTACCAGATTACAAGTCTCTCTCGCTAAGACCACAACCCTACGACCCCATTCCAGTCTTTATAGTTTGTTTTATTGTTGCCGCAGTAATATTAATAGCACCACTTCCTATAGCTATAAAATTATTAAGTATTCTCATACCTGTATCAGGTGCTTTATTTAACGTGTTTATCTGGTATCAAGACATAGAGAATGGCTATCACAAAAGATTAAGGGAGTGGGAAAGAGATAGGCAAAACATAGAAATTTTTAACGAGCAGGAGCAGGTTAGAGTAAAAAAAATAAATGAACAACAAGTAACGGATTATCATCAACAATTAGCCCAATATGATCAAAATAAAAGAAAGATTGAGCAAGCCAACAACTACCCTAAACGACAGAAAGAATATCAAAATCAAAGACTTGGCGAAGTATTCCAAACAGTTTCTAAGTTCGGTCATATTGACAGGAATCCCAGAGAAGGACGTTATGAACAGCATTTAAAGACACATCTTGATGATTACTTTAAGGGTAAAATCTATGTGGGAGTGAAGATGCAACATCCTGATTTTAGTGCTGATTGTGCCTATACTCCTGATTTTACTTATATAGGCAATTTTCAATATTTAAATCAAGAAATTCAATTTTATATAGATATTGAAGTTGATGAACCTTATTATCGTAATAGCTCTTCGGGAGGGAATGTACCCTGTCATTATATCGGCTTAAGGAAGGATGAAACAAGAAATAACTTTTTCTTAGAGCGTGGTTGGATTGTCATTCGTTTTGCCGAAGAACAAGTAGCACGACAAGCTGAGAGTTGTTGTAAAGAATTAGCCAAATTAATAGCCCAAATAACCTTAGATGATTCTCTCTTAAATAATTTCAGGAATATTCCCGATTTGGAGCGATTACCTATGTGGACGGAAGACGAAGCCTATCGCATGATTGAACAAAGTTACAGAGATAGATACTAAAATAACTAAATTTTTTAGCCCTAAAATTTTAGGCATCGTTGTTATTGTGCTAGTTGTAAAGTTTTATAAAAATAGCAAGATTAGAACAAATTCAGCAAGAATCGAGCTTGATTTTTTAATGAAAATATTAGATGATTTTAGCAAATAAAAATTTCATTTAGATTTGGAAATTTTTTGCGACAGAACCCTAGTTTTTTACAGGTAAAACAGTCTACCAATTGAAAAACGAATGGTTGTCAATTCAATAGATTAGGCGAGCTCTTTGGCGAACGATAAGATCGCACCTACTTGTTCAAATACTGGAAATCCATCAACTCTTAGCAGTTGTTTAGCGTATTCTCTTCCTTTAAATTGAAATAATATCATGTCCGCTTAAGTAAGTAGGTTGGCTTAATTAAGTGTAAAATAGAAAAGTAGTTAAAAGAGAGCGATTGCGCGTATGCCAGCCCGCCTAAAAATTCAGCTAACAGAATCGGAAGAACAAGAGTTATTAGAGTTAAGTCGTGACGTTCTAGCTGTTAAAGAAAGTCTTTATCAGGGAAGTTATGATAAAAATATTTAACTAAACCAATATTATCTTCATTCTAACTGCTTAAATATACAGACCCAAAATAAAAAGCGTTTTTAACGTTTATTTAGGTCTACCTACTTAGTTATCATAAACTTAGTGAATTCAATACGAGTCATGCCTATGTGTCGCTCTATAAATCGCTATAATGGGGACATGATAGGGTTTTTAGCAGCTGCATTTGAGACTTAACGGAAAAGTCAGGTCCATGAATGGGATAAGGAAGTATTGGCAATTTTACAGTCTAAATCTTCAAGGGCGCGTGGTTGCTCAGGAAATTGCTACAGCTAAGGCTTTGATCTTAAATTTGCGGGAAATCAATGATCCTTCTGATGAGGAACTTCAGAAAAATCTCTTCAAACTGTCAGCTCAAGATAACCTTAGTGCGCAAATCTGTCTACGCTGCTGTATTTCCGAGCAAATTAGACGAGTTTGTCTTGATCTTGAAGCTAAATTTGGGGAGAATTATCAATTTAATCGCTATGATTTATTTCCTTTAGTTTTAGATGATACGTTGTCTTTTGAACCTCAGAAGATGACATCGAATTATATTCCCTTAGGTATTAAAATTCTACAAAGTTTCGACCCAGAAAAATCTCAATTATCTACTTGGATCAATCACTTGGTCCGTTGTTCCCCAAACTTAGCTAGTTTTCTATTAGAGCGGGGGCTTTATTTGATTAGTAATTGGGCGATTTTGAACGATACTAACCCCCAACAGGTGAGACGAATTCTGACGGAGTTTCATTATTGCGACCACCAGGCGATCGCTCAAAGTATCCTGTTAATCCAAGCTTATCACCAAATCTATCGTCACCTGCGCTTAGAAGCCCGAAAAAAAGGAACCAGGAGCAAATGTCCTCCTCCTACTTCTGAACAACTCGGACAAATTGCTACACTTCTCAATTCTGCTGACAATCCCGAGCAAATCTTGAGTCAACTGGAAAAGTTAGCTAAGCAAATACGTAAATACCGCATCTATGTTAAAACGGGTCAATTGGAGCAAACGACTCTGGATAGCTTAGACATGCAAAGAAAGGTTGAAAAAAGACAAATTGAAGACTTTGATCCAGATCATTCTGAACCCCAACTGGACTGGGAATTTCTTACTATGTACCGCCAGCAATTTTTGATTTCTCTACAAGAATCTATTGCTCAAGTGGTACCGAGGCGAGTTAGACAAAAAAAAGAACCGAAAAAACAACAATTTCTTACAGCGCTAGAATTATTTCACTGTCAGGGTTACTCTATGGAACAGATTGCTCAAGCGATAGGATTAACCGCTCAGTATCAAGTATCTCGTCTGATGCAACTTAAGGAACTACGAGCAGACATTCGACACACTATGTTACAGAAGTTACAGGAGAAGATTAAGGAATTTGCCCCTATCTTTCTAGATCCTGAACTACTCTTTCAAAGAGAGCAACAAATCGAGCTAGCCTTAGCTGAACAGGTGCAAGAGATGGTCCACCAGACAGACGCTGAAGCGCATCGGGTGAGAAATCAGCCTCCGAAGAGCATCTTGGCCCAATATATCTGCCATTATTTTTATCTAACTAAAAAGTGCATAAGTGTGAGTCCCAGAGAATAACAATAACTATAGCTAAGAGCAAAAAATAATTGGAATTAGTTTGACAGGTGCTATCTATGTTAGATATAGATTTACTCTCTCCTGAGACAGTTTTCTTGGATGCTCAACAGATAGAGCAACAGGCGCAGAAAAGTAACTCTTGCGCTCCAGGAGAAGATCCCTGGCAAGCTTATCTTAATTGTCTTGCTCTCTGCGGGTTTAAATTTTGGTTAAACCAAAGATCTCCTGACTTGGTTTTAGATGCTTCTGAATGTCAGATTAATTTAAATGCTATTTTTCAGCTTAAAATTAGCGGCTTTAGAGTATGCTTACTGAGTCAAGGGATTGGAGAAAATCAAAGAATTAGTTTACCCGTGAAAGCTATAGAAAATGCTAAAAACAAATCTCATTTTTACATAATAGTGGGAGTAAATGAGGAGTCAGAACAGGTATCGATAATGAAATTTAGCCGCTATGACCAACTCCAAAAAATCATAAAATCAGCTAACTCAACTATTGAATTAGACCAAACTTATTCAATTCCTGTGACTGTATTTGACAGTGATATCGATCATTTGCTTCTCTATCTGCGTTGTCTAGAACCGTCGGCTATATTCTTAACCGAGTCATTAACTCCTTTGTTCAGGGTCAGTTCTTGGTTAAAAGGAGAATTGGAGCAATTAGCCGAGAGTTTGTCTTGGGTATTGCTTCCTACTCCTGGCTTGGCTTTAGATGCGTTTCGTTCTGTGTCAGCTTTTGATGTAGTACTTCGAGAGTTACAGGAACAGGGTATATCTATTCCTCCCACAGCCAGAGGAATCTCCAAGCAAGAAAGGTACGGAAATACTACTTTAGATCTCTACGCCTACAGTTGGCTCCTACCAGATAGTCTGGAATGGTTACTGTTGTTCGTAGTGAGTGCCGGCAAGGGGGAAGTGTTACCAGAACAATTAAGATTACAAGTAGCGGATTACAGAGAAATTTTGAGCGAGCAAGAAGTATATCTAAGTAACAACTATCGTTACTTGTATGTTATAATAGCGGGAGAACCTGAAGAAGAATTTACGGTGAGTATCACTTTGAGTGGATACGAGATTTTGAAACTGCCTGCCTTTACTCTATAGTTTTGAGGGATTAAGATGAACCA
The Gloeocapsa sp. PCC 73106 DNA segment above includes these coding regions:
- a CDS encoding DUF1822 family protein — its product is MLDIDLLSPETVFLDAQQIEQQAQKSNSCAPGEDPWQAYLNCLALCGFKFWLNQRSPDLVLDASECQINLNAIFQLKISGFRVCLLSQGIGENQRISLPVKAIENAKNKSHFYIIVGVNEESEQVSIMKFSRYDQLQKIIKSANSTIELDQTYSIPVTVFDSDIDHLLLYLRCLEPSAIFLTESLTPLFRVSSWLKGELEQLAESLSWVLLPTPGLALDAFRSVSAFDVVLRELQEQGISIPPTARGISKQERYGNTTLDLYAYSWLLPDSLEWLLLFVVSAGKGEVLPEQLRLQVADYREILSEQEVYLSNNYRYLYVIIAGEPEEEFTVSITLSGYEILKLPAFTL
- a CDS encoding NAD(P)H-quinone oxidoreductase subunit 4 yields the protein MIGNIPWLTAIIIVPLLTALFIPLIPDKEGRTVRWYALTASLLNLGLIAYAFWNSYNFKNTKLQLTESYPWVPQIGLNWSVGIDGLSMPLIVLSSLITTLAVLASWQVKHKPKLFYFLILVLYSAQIGVFAAQDLLLFFIFWEVELVPVYLLIAIWGGAKRRYAATKFILYTALASIFILVSGLTLAFYGDTVTFNLTQLGMKDYSLTIEVLAYVGFLIAYGVKLPLFPLHTWLPDAHSEASAPISMILAGVLLKMGGYGLIRMNLEMLPHAHIKFAPLLVILGVINIVYGAFSAFGQTNLKRRLAYSSISHMGFVLIGIASFTALGMNGAVLQMISHGLIAAALFFLCGSTYERTHTLMMDEMGGLAKQMPKIFALFTAASLASLALPGMSGFVGELTIFLGVTTSDVYSSAFKVVVVFLTGVGLILTPIYLLSMLRVVFYGQENLNLGLEKYSLDAKPREIFITASLLIPIIGIGLYPKLITTTYDYKTIEVASKVRSALPVIAQQETSRQAGLNSGLLISPGLIAPKF
- a CDS encoding GNAT family N-acetyltransferase — its product is MTIITTPRLKLRPMEFKDLPAFASLNADPRVMEFLPKVLSIQETEEFYQRILQSYSQHGFGLLAADLLNSSEFIGYIGLFVPNFSAFFTPCVEIGWRLAFEHWGKGYATEGAKAVLKFAFDELELSEVVSFTIPANLRSLKVMKKIGMEWVGEFDHPNLPIAHQFRRHFLYKIDSLEFRRNQTWRNQ